One stretch of Corynebacterium callunae DSM 20147 DNA includes these proteins:
- a CDS encoding arsenate reductase/protein-tyrosine-phosphatase family protein, translating into MSINFRILTVCTGNICRSPLAEQLFRLEFQGDDHFELDSAGTQAMVGHSMPENSLRIARRIGVRDPDQHRAKQLTEPLIDNADLILAMDRGHRKQVVELSPRSTRKVFSVRDFARLVEVTMPVDLAAEVELAGETSKAKLNAAVEAARLGRSDLLPLESPADEDIVDPFGKSDQVYEDSAAQLIPAVRQIASYFKSTLEI; encoded by the coding sequence ATGAGCATTAATTTCCGAATCTTAACTGTATGCACAGGTAATATTTGTAGATCTCCCCTGGCGGAACAACTTTTCCGCCTTGAATTTCAGGGGGATGATCATTTTGAATTAGATTCAGCGGGAACTCAGGCTATGGTAGGTCACTCAATGCCTGAGAATTCCCTTAGAATTGCACGTCGAATTGGAGTCCGTGATCCAGACCAGCATAGAGCTAAACAACTCACTGAACCATTAATCGACAATGCTGACCTCATATTGGCGATGGATCGGGGGCATAGGAAACAAGTTGTCGAGCTGAGTCCGCGTTCCACCCGTAAAGTTTTCTCCGTTCGAGATTTTGCAAGGTTGGTCGAGGTAACAATGCCGGTAGATCTGGCAGCGGAAGTGGAACTGGCGGGGGAAACTTCAAAAGCGAAACTGAATGCAGCAGTTGAAGCTGCACGCTTAGGTCGCAGCGATCTCCTTCCTCTGGAGAGTCCGGCAGATGAAGATATCGTTGATCCTTTTGGTAAAAGCGATCAGGTATATGAAGATTCCGCTGCGCAGTTAATACCCGCAGTGAGGCAAATAGCTTCATATTTTAAGAGCACATTGGAGATTTAA
- a CDS encoding polysaccharide biosynthesis protein has protein sequence MAIESKPEVRKTGAAVPVGKSLFVVDALSWVFAIFLAMVLRYEFDLSAIDWSTHLCFTLAAVLMQLMMGIFLHLYRKGLRHPFGSFEDTLNVSLSVVVVGVLLWIVSLIFGEKWNISRGVMLIAMVFALVMILGVRYFARMRVERMRRPAADSTPALILGGGYIGTNLIQWMMSDPKSPFKPVGVIDDNPDLAWQRVRGVEVLGTFSDIAKVASETGAELLIVAIGDADAALLRRVQDIANKNGLAVKVMPAIDRVVAKGVRGNDLRDLSIEDLLGRQPVETNVSEIAGYLTGKRVLVTGAGGSIGAQLCVEIAKYGPAELIMLDRDETGLQQVLINVAGNGLLDTDAVVLADIREAEAVKELFLDRKPEVVFHAAALKHLPMLERYPDEGWKTNVLGTLHVLQAAEAVNVETFVNISTDKAANPTSVLGHSKRVAEKLTAWFGEYTGKTYLSVRFGNVIGSRGSMLPTFTRLIMEDKPLTVTHPDVTRFFMTIPEACQLVLQAGGIGRSGEVLILDMGEPVSILEIAQRMIAMSGKDIDIVFTGLREGEKMHEELVGDGESEERPFHSKISHAHADSLAPDNLDQQKFMERAGKAINSIKEQN, from the coding sequence ATGGCAATAGAATCAAAACCCGAGGTTCGAAAAACTGGTGCGGCAGTTCCCGTGGGGAAGTCGCTTTTCGTCGTAGATGCTTTAAGCTGGGTTTTCGCAATATTTTTGGCAATGGTATTGCGATATGAGTTTGATTTATCGGCGATTGATTGGAGCACCCATCTCTGTTTTACATTGGCCGCAGTTCTTATGCAGTTGATGATGGGAATTTTTCTTCACCTTTATCGTAAGGGACTACGACACCCATTCGGAAGCTTCGAAGATACTTTGAATGTTTCCTTATCAGTAGTCGTTGTGGGCGTGCTGCTTTGGATTGTCTCACTCATTTTTGGTGAAAAGTGGAATATTTCCCGAGGTGTAATGCTAATTGCCATGGTATTTGCATTGGTTATGATCCTCGGTGTTCGCTATTTCGCGCGAATGAGAGTCGAACGTATGCGCCGACCTGCTGCGGATTCCACACCTGCATTGATTCTCGGTGGAGGCTACATTGGAACTAACCTAATTCAGTGGATGATGTCTGATCCAAAATCTCCTTTCAAACCAGTGGGCGTTATCGATGATAATCCCGACTTGGCATGGCAGCGTGTTCGAGGTGTCGAAGTCCTTGGAACTTTTAGTGATATTGCGAAAGTTGCTTCTGAGACTGGTGCAGAATTACTAATTGTTGCCATTGGGGACGCGGATGCTGCTCTTTTAAGAAGGGTCCAAGATATAGCTAATAAAAATGGATTGGCCGTAAAAGTTATGCCAGCAATCGACCGTGTTGTTGCGAAGGGCGTGCGTGGAAATGATCTTCGAGATCTTTCAATTGAAGATCTGCTCGGTCGCCAACCTGTAGAAACAAACGTTTCTGAAATTGCGGGTTACCTAACCGGGAAACGCGTACTGGTAACAGGAGCTGGCGGGTCTATTGGCGCACAGTTATGCGTTGAAATTGCCAAGTACGGGCCAGCAGAACTGATTATGCTCGACCGTGATGAGACCGGATTGCAGCAGGTTTTGATCAACGTTGCAGGTAACGGACTTCTCGATACTGACGCAGTTGTTCTTGCGGATATCCGGGAGGCCGAAGCCGTTAAAGAACTATTTTTGGACCGCAAACCTGAGGTTGTATTTCATGCCGCAGCGCTGAAACATCTCCCAATGTTGGAGCGGTATCCAGATGAAGGATGGAAGACTAACGTCCTAGGTACACTTCATGTGCTTCAAGCTGCTGAAGCAGTCAACGTAGAAACCTTTGTTAATATCTCCACAGATAAAGCAGCGAATCCTACAAGCGTTCTTGGACATTCAAAGCGAGTAGCAGAGAAATTAACCGCTTGGTTCGGTGAATACACTGGTAAAACGTACCTTTCAGTTCGTTTCGGAAATGTCATCGGTAGCCGTGGATCGATGCTTCCGACATTCACACGTTTGATTATGGAAGATAAGCCTTTGACGGTGACTCATCCAGACGTCACTCGCTTCTTTATGACGATTCCAGAAGCCTGTCAGCTAGTTCTTCAAGCCGGCGGAATTGGACGTAGTGGAGAAGTATTGATTCTTGATATGGGCGAGCCAGTTAGCATTTTGGAAATTGCTCAGCGGATGATCGCAATGTCAGGAAAAGATATTGACATCGTATTCACTGGTCTTCGCGAAGGTGAAAAGATGCATGAAGAACTCGTGGGAGATGGCGAATCAGAAGAACGCCCATTCCACTCTAAGATTTCACATGCGCATGCAGATAGCCTTGCACCTGACAACTTAGATCAACAAAAATTTATGGAACGAGCAGGGAAAGCAATCAATTCGATCAAGGAGCAAAACTAA
- a CDS encoding DegT/DnrJ/EryC1/StrS family aminotransferase: MSSERIYLSSPDVTQLEENALVRAFRSGWIAPLGPEVDAFEHELGQYCGRKYVVALSSGTAALHLGLLALGIGAGDLILTSSMTFAATTNAIMYTGATPVFVDCDETGNMDPALLELAFQTLKSEGLKVKAVVPVDLLGKVAPNEEIEKIASNNGAIVLSDAAESLGAIRYGKSSAAYGVAAAVSFNGNKIMTTSGGGAFLTDDKRLADKVRYLATQARQPVVHYEHKDIGYNYRLSNILAAMGRAQLSRLDEMIERRRQHRVFYSELFSSIPGVEMFGEPSGTEGGDTVDNFWLSSILINPEKAGFNCEELRQALASENIEARPLWKPMHLQPVFEECRSFKSGWSQRLFETGLSLPSGSVLTDREMDQIGKTVRNFVESKNGSK, encoded by the coding sequence ATGTCAAGTGAACGTATCTATCTTTCATCCCCTGATGTTACTCAGCTTGAGGAGAACGCACTTGTACGGGCATTTCGTTCTGGTTGGATTGCTCCTCTCGGTCCTGAAGTTGATGCTTTTGAACACGAATTAGGCCAATACTGTGGACGAAAATATGTCGTAGCATTGTCGTCTGGAACAGCAGCCCTACATCTCGGACTCTTAGCGCTTGGAATTGGAGCAGGTGATTTGATACTCACCTCGTCAATGACCTTTGCAGCGACTACAAATGCAATTATGTATACAGGTGCTACTCCAGTTTTTGTGGACTGTGACGAGACTGGAAACATGGATCCAGCTTTGCTTGAACTGGCTTTCCAAACACTTAAGAGTGAAGGTCTCAAGGTTAAAGCTGTAGTTCCGGTGGATCTGCTTGGAAAAGTAGCTCCTAATGAAGAGATTGAAAAGATTGCCTCAAACAATGGTGCAATTGTACTTTCGGATGCGGCAGAGTCTCTTGGAGCGATTAGGTATGGAAAGTCCTCTGCAGCCTATGGAGTAGCAGCAGCTGTTTCCTTTAATGGAAACAAAATTATGACCACTTCTGGAGGTGGTGCGTTCCTTACTGATGATAAAAGACTCGCCGATAAAGTCAGATATCTTGCTACGCAAGCTCGGCAGCCGGTTGTTCATTATGAACACAAAGACATTGGATACAATTACAGACTTTCAAACATTCTGGCAGCTATGGGCCGGGCTCAGCTTTCTCGTTTGGATGAAATGATTGAACGTCGTCGTCAGCACCGTGTTTTTTATTCTGAATTATTTTCCAGTATTCCTGGCGTAGAGATGTTCGGAGAACCTTCTGGAACTGAAGGTGGTGACACAGTCGATAATTTTTGGCTTTCTTCAATTCTTATCAATCCAGAGAAAGCTGGCTTCAATTGTGAAGAACTTCGCCAAGCTCTTGCCAGTGAAAACATCGAGGCTCGCCCCTTGTGGAAACCTATGCATTTGCAGCCAGTTTTTGAGGAATGCCGCTCCTTCAAATCGGGATGGAGCCAAAGGCTTTTTGAAACAGGACTTTCTTTACCTAGTGGTTCCGTACTGACAGATCGGGAAATGGATCAAATTGGTAAAACAGTTCGCAATTTCGTGGAGAGCAAAAATGGTTCCAAGTAA
- a CDS encoding sugar transferase: MVPSKNFEYDLVKRAMDIVVSGAGLVITAPLQLAIWAVVRKVHGRPVLFRQLRPGKNAEVFEMIKFRTMLEPTEDRQTDEERLTKTGKILRATSLDELPTLWNVFKGDMSLVGPRPLLGSYLDHYSPEQARRHEVRPGITGLAQVNGRNSILWEDRFKLDVEYVNNRSLALDLKILKETFRAVLKREGISHSGHATMPKFSEGK, translated from the coding sequence ATGGTTCCAAGTAAGAATTTTGAATATGACTTGGTTAAGCGTGCAATGGATATTGTTGTTAGTGGCGCCGGGTTAGTTATTACGGCGCCGTTGCAGCTGGCTATATGGGCTGTAGTTAGGAAAGTGCATGGTAGGCCCGTACTTTTTCGGCAGTTGCGTCCTGGTAAGAATGCAGAAGTTTTTGAGATGATCAAGTTCCGAACCATGCTGGAGCCCACAGAAGATCGTCAAACTGATGAGGAACGATTAACTAAAACGGGCAAAATTCTAAGGGCTACGAGCCTTGATGAACTCCCAACCTTGTGGAATGTTTTCAAGGGGGATATGAGCTTAGTTGGACCACGTCCGCTTTTAGGCAGTTATTTGGATCATTATTCTCCTGAACAAGCACGACGTCATGAAGTGCGCCCGGGAATTACAGGATTGGCACAGGTGAATGGTAGGAATTCCATTTTATGGGAGGATCGATTCAAATTAGATGTGGAATACGTAAATAATAGAAGTCTTGCCTTGGATCTTAAAATATTGAAGGAAACTTTCAGAGCAGTATTGAAACGCGAGGGGATTAGCCATTCGGGTCATGCAACGATGCCGAAGTTCTCTGAAGGAAAATAG
- a CDS encoding NeuD/PglB/VioB family sugar acetyltransferase: MGLVGNDLKNIFVIGASGFGRESSDVLFAMKESGERIEVLGVVEDFPSQINLQRLDSREIAYWGKIDEFFNDSSSESMFVLGIDNPKIRSSIAIRLESMGYKPFNVIHPTATIGSEISTGAGIVTCAGAVTSTNVQLGNHVYVNPIVTVGHDSILEDFVSVNPNAVISGEVLVKSVPLIRANATILQGLTVGSEVIVGACACVTKNVSEKKIVKGIPAR, translated from the coding sequence ATGGGCCTGGTTGGGAATGATTTGAAAAATATTTTTGTGATTGGTGCATCCGGTTTCGGGCGTGAATCTTCAGACGTGTTATTCGCGATGAAGGAATCTGGGGAAAGGATCGAAGTCCTCGGAGTGGTGGAGGATTTTCCTTCTCAAATTAACCTGCAAAGACTAGATAGCCGAGAAATCGCCTATTGGGGTAAAATAGACGAATTTTTCAACGATTCCTCTTCGGAAAGTATGTTTGTTTTAGGGATAGACAACCCGAAGATAAGATCTTCGATTGCGATCCGTTTAGAATCGATGGGGTATAAACCATTTAATGTAATTCACCCTACCGCGACAATTGGGAGTGAAATTAGTACTGGCGCTGGGATAGTCACATGTGCTGGTGCGGTTACTTCAACTAACGTGCAGCTTGGGAATCATGTTTATGTTAATCCAATCGTTACGGTCGGTCATGATTCAATTTTGGAAGACTTTGTATCAGTTAACCCGAATGCCGTTATTTCAGGAGAAGTCTTAGTTAAGTCAGTGCCCCTCATTAGGGCAAATGCCACAATCTTACAAGGGCTGACTGTTGGATCCGAGGTAATTGTCGGAGCTTGTGCCTGTGTTACTAAAAATGTGAGTGAAAAGAAAATTGTAAAAGGCATACCTGCAAGATAA
- a CDS encoding glycosyltransferase family 4 protein, with protein sequence MGYQNDPELRHLVIVVTAKMTAETFVMKFATYIAQKGYRVTVIADGLNKEKVIVDNGVLEQVPVQMEREPAPLRDFKSLRNLIATLRDLQPDILIYATPKASLLTSIAGLYLKIPERIYQIWGLRLETTSGLKKFVLKIMEKMTSLGSTKILANSRSLANRYQELNLNLGKEINVVGKGSSHGVDLEFFANDRPTPGLNTEVSDFLAKTQGMIKLGFVGRLHPDKGISTLVEAAEICAINGLKISLIFVGGDEGAGIKLPEHPNLSYITVGHTSDVRPYYSIMDILVLPSLREGFPNVVLEAAAMGVPAIVSDGTGVVDSVVDCETGLIFPVGNSLALAEAIQELAKDPQLLKKMGSMGRKWVESYYSQENVWIKTLEYYLK encoded by the coding sequence ATGGGCTATCAAAATGATCCAGAATTAAGGCATTTGGTGATTGTTGTTACTGCGAAAATGACTGCTGAAACTTTCGTTATGAAATTTGCCACCTACATTGCTCAAAAAGGCTATAGAGTGACAGTCATCGCAGACGGGCTCAACAAGGAAAAAGTAATTGTAGATAACGGGGTATTGGAGCAAGTTCCTGTTCAGATGGAGCGTGAACCCGCACCTTTGAGGGACTTCAAGTCTCTAAGAAATTTAATTGCGACGCTTCGTGACCTACAACCCGATATCCTGATTTATGCTACCCCTAAGGCTTCACTATTGACTTCTATAGCAGGTCTCTACTTGAAGATCCCTGAGCGGATATATCAAATTTGGGGATTACGTCTTGAAACCACAAGTGGATTGAAGAAGTTTGTCTTAAAGATTATGGAAAAAATGACGAGCTTAGGGTCTACGAAAATATTGGCGAATAGCAGGAGCTTGGCAAACAGGTATCAAGAACTGAACCTCAACTTAGGGAAAGAAATTAATGTCGTGGGTAAAGGCTCTTCACATGGTGTGGATCTAGAATTTTTCGCAAACGACCGTCCAACTCCTGGTTTGAATACTGAAGTTTCGGATTTCTTGGCTAAGACTCAAGGAATGATCAAGCTGGGTTTTGTGGGACGACTACATCCAGATAAGGGCATATCGACGTTGGTCGAAGCTGCTGAAATATGTGCAATAAATGGGCTAAAGATTTCTTTAATTTTTGTAGGCGGAGATGAGGGAGCTGGGATTAAGCTTCCTGAGCACCCGAACCTGAGTTACATTACAGTTGGCCATACGAGTGACGTGCGACCTTATTATTCCATAATGGATATATTAGTCCTTCCAAGTTTAAGGGAGGGTTTCCCGAATGTAGTGCTTGAAGCTGCCGCAATGGGGGTACCTGCGATAGTAAGTGATGGGACAGGTGTAGTGGATTCTGTGGTTGATTGTGAAACTGGGTTGATTTTTCCAGTTGGGAATTCATTAGCTTTAGCTGAGGCAATTCAAGAATTAGCAAAGGATCCACAATTGTTGAAGAAGATGGGTTCAATGGGGCGCAAGTGGGTAGAGAGTTACTACTCACAGGAAAATGTCTGGATTAAGACTTTGGAATATTATTTGAAATGA
- a CDS encoding glycosyltransferase, with amino-acid sequence MAEFNTDYKKLIQSIDSLLRQSFQEFEIILIDDCGHIDLGQVVLHFNDPRIRIIKNDRNRGLPYSLNRAIKESKAEIIFRMDTDDIALSNRFEKQFNFLNQNPDIDVVGSCANQLSDGIVVGKIGKPGEKGAREIMRGDSLIHPSVAFRKSSVEKVGGYPNRNRAEDLALWCELLLNGSKLFVMEDVLLNYRVDSLDYQKRRMRHRKGEIQTRLYYYPKLNAGPLEYLRIIKSIIAGILPPVLIRFYRNRLIVKNE; translated from the coding sequence ATGGCTGAGTTTAATACAGATTATAAGAAATTAATACAGTCGATCGATAGTCTCTTAAGGCAATCTTTTCAAGAGTTCGAAATTATATTGATTGATGATTGTGGACACATTGATTTGGGACAAGTAGTACTCCATTTTAATGATCCGAGAATTCGAATAATAAAGAATGATCGAAACAGAGGTCTTCCGTATTCGTTAAATCGCGCAATAAAAGAATCCAAAGCTGAGATCATCTTCAGAATGGATACTGACGATATTGCATTATCAAATCGATTTGAGAAGCAATTTAATTTTCTTAATCAAAATCCTGATATTGATGTCGTCGGAAGTTGCGCAAATCAGCTCTCAGATGGAATTGTAGTCGGAAAAATCGGAAAACCAGGCGAAAAAGGCGCCCGCGAGATCATGCGTGGAGACTCATTGATTCACCCGAGTGTTGCATTTCGGAAAAGCAGCGTTGAAAAGGTTGGCGGTTATCCAAATAGGAATCGAGCAGAGGATCTTGCTCTGTGGTGTGAGCTATTACTAAATGGATCGAAGCTTTTTGTAATGGAAGATGTATTGCTGAATTATCGAGTGGATTCTCTTGATTACCAAAAACGGAGGATGAGACACCGAAAAGGGGAAATACAGACGAGGTTATATTATTACCCCAAATTGAATGCTGGACCTTTGGAATATTTAAGAATCATTAAAAGCATAATTGCAGGGATTCTTCCCCCTGTCTTAATTCGATTTTATAGAAATAGATTAATCGTAAAGAATGAATAG